The genomic DNA TCGAGATCCCGCGGCCGCCAGGCCAGCAGCGGCGTGTCGAGGGTGACGAACAGCGCGGTGTACCCGGCCGCCTTCGCCCGGTTCAGGAAGCTCCGGGTGACCTCGCGGTCCTTCGCCCAGTACAGCTGGAACCAGCGCTCCGCGTCGCCCATCGCCTCCGCGACCCGCTCCATGGGGGTGCTGGAGGCCGAGGACAGGATGTACGGGACACCCTGCGCGGCGGCGGCCCGCGCGGCGGCGGACTCCGCGTCCGGGTGCATGATCGACAGCACGCCGACCGGGGCGAGCGCCAGCGGCGCGGGCAGCGTCCGCCCCAACACCTCGACGGACAGGTCGCGTTCGTGCACATCACGCAGCATCCGGGGCACGATCCGGCGCCGGTCGAGCGCGGACCGGTTGGCGCGGGCGGTGCTGCCATTGCCCGCGCCGCCCGCCACATAGCCGACCGGACCGGGGCCGAGCCGCTGCTCGGTGAGTTCCTCCAGCCGAGTCAGATCGGTGGGCAGCCGCGGTACGGCACCCGTCATTCCGTTCAGATAGATCTCGTACTGGAAGTCGGCCCAGTGCTTGGCCATCCGTACGTCCCGCCTCTCGTCCGTGAGACCGCGCTGTACGCCGTCGATCCTGGCGACTGCGACAAGATCCGTCCACTGTGGTGCGCACATCGCCCGGTGGGAACCCTCACCCGGTGACAGGCGAGTCCGCAGACCTCGGAGAACGCAGCCGGCAGCGGACGGTCGCCGAGCCGCGGCTGCTCCGCCTCTGAGCGATGTGGCGCGGAGAGAAGGATGGCCGGTGTCGCCGCCGGGGTGTGCGGCGTGGGCGAATGCCGTCCTTACGGGGTCTGCCGAAATCCGTCCGTCGCCGGGGCGTCTCGCGCACCGTTCAGCCGGTCGGGTCGGCCCCCGGCGCGGCGCGCCAGCCGTGCCACCGGTGCACGGTGATCGCGATCACCGGACCGCCCGGCGGCCGCTGCCGGTACGGCGCGTACTTCTCCCGCAGCACGGCGAGCACCGCGGCGTACTCCTCCCGGACGCGGGGCTCCGGCGCGTCGGGCGGCAGGATGCGGGCGCGGCCGTCCGCCCGCACCCACCACAGCCGGTCCCAGTCCTCGTCGTACGCGTCCACGAGCAGGCAGACGGCCGGGTGGGCGGCGATGTTGCGCAGCCGCTTGAGGCGCGGCGACCTCTTGGGCTTCCAGTCGACGGCGGTGACGACCTCGGCGCCGTGCCGAGCGAACACGACCGGCACCAGGTGGGGGCGTCCCTCGGTGTCCACC from Streptomyces avermitilis MA-4680 = NBRC 14893 includes the following:
- a CDS encoding TIGR03668 family PPOX class F420-dependent oxidoreductase, translating into MPDMDEDEARRRFMAARVARLATVDTEGRPHLVPVVFARHGAEVVTAVDWKPKRSPRLKRLRNIAAHPAVCLLVDAYDEDWDRLWWVRADGRARILPPDAPEPRVREEYAAVLAVLREKYAPYRQRPPGGPVIAITVHRWHGWRAAPGADPTG